The Bifidobacterium asteroides genomic interval TCACAAGCCAGACGGCCAGTTCAGGCCTTGCCGCCCTCGACCACGATCTCGTCGGGGTTGGCCGCACTGCCGTAGACCGGTTCCAGGGTCTTGCGGTAGTCCTCATGGAAGAACCGCTCCTGGCCCAGCTTGTCCAGCTCCTTGTTGATGTAGTCCAGCAGGGGCTTGTTCCCCTTGCGCACGGCCGGGGCGATGACCGCCTCGTCCCCCAGTTTGGTGATACCCACCGAGAAGCCCTTGTTGGCCTTGGCCCAGGCCAGCACCTCGGTGTTGTCGGTGCTCATGGCGTCTCCGCGGTGGTCCAGCAGGGCGTTGTAGGCATCCGCGTACTGGTCGTACTTCTGCAGCTTGACCTTAGGGTAGTGCTGCTCGAAGTAAGGCTCGGCCGTTGTCCCCTTGGCGATGATCAGAGTCTTGCCCTCCAGATCCTTCACATCTTTGATCAGCGCCGAATCCGGGGAGACCACGCCCAGGAAGACCTTCATGTAGGGCTTGGCGAAGTCCACCTTGCGGGCGCGATCATCGGTAACGGTGAAGTTGGCCAGAACCACGTCCACCTTGTTGCTGGACAGCACGTC includes:
- a CDS encoding cysteine ABC transporter substrate-binding protein — protein: MTARVVNRLIRAALATGATIAMMASMAACGPSAATPSDAGNGSGGGSGSSAASGSARTPEQITKSGKLRVAVFTDKAPFGYVDKDGKNQGYDIVFAERLAKDLGVKPEYTSVDPAARVDVLSSNKVDVVLANFTVTDDRARKVDFAKPYMKVFLGVVSPDSALIKDVKDLEGKTLIIAKGTTAEPYFEQHYPKVKLQKYDQYADAYNALLDHRGDAMSTDNTEVLAWAKANKGFSVGITKLGDEAVIAPAVRKGNKPLLDYINKELDKLGQERFFHEDYRKTLEPVYGSAANPDEIVVEGGKA